The genome window cctccttggtcgccttcttgcccgacgtctccttggccttgcggCTGTAGAACTCGGCAAGAATCTTGGGCGAGATACGGTTGAGCGACTCCTTGGGGAAGATACGGAGAAGGTCCCACGCAATGTCGAGCGACTCAAAGATCGTGCGGCTCTCGTACGCACCCTGGCCCACAAACTCATGCTCGAAGCggtcgaggaactcgagcGCTAGCTTGTCGTCGGCACTGAGCGCTTCCTCACCGACGACAGCCTtcatcgacgccgcgtccttgccgacAGCGTACTTGGCGTACAGCTGGTTCGAGACGTCACCGTGGTCCTTGCGCGTAAGCTTATCGCCAATGGCGCTCTTCATGAGacgcgagagcgaggggaGCACGTTGATAGGGGGGTAGATCTGGCGGTTGTGCAGCTGACGGTCGACGAAGATCTGGCCCTCGGTAATGTAGCCCGTCAGGTCGGGAATGGGGTGGGTGATGTCGTCGTTGGGCATGGTCAGGATGGGCACCTGCGTGATCGAGCCGTTGCGGCCCTCGACACGACCAGCACGCTCGTAGATCGTCGACAAGTCAGTGTACAGGTAACCGGGGTAACCACGGCGACCGGGGACCTCCTCACGAGCAGCCGAGACCTCAcgcagcgcgtcggcgtacGACGACATGTCCGtcatgacgacgagcacgtGCTTCTCAAGCTGGTACGCAAAGTACTCGGCGGTCGTGAGAGCGAGACGCGGTGTAATAATACGCTCGATGGTCGGGTCGGACGCGAGGTTGACGAACAGGGTCGAGTTCGAGATGGCGCCCGACTCGGCAAAGTCCTGCATGAAGAAGCGCGCAGTCTCCATGTTGACACCCATAGCAGCAAACACGATCGAGAAGTTGTCCTCGTGGCCGTCATGCACACTCTTGGTCGCTCCCGGACGCTTGACGAGACCGGCCTGGCGACAGATCTGAGCCGCAATCTCGTTGTGCGGCAGACCTTTGGTCAGCACAGTGCAAGCGCACGGCCGTGCGAAGGGTTACTCACcggcggcggagaagaTGGGAATCTTCTGGCCACGCGCAATCGAGTTCATCGTGTCAATGGTCGAGATA of Cutaneotrichosporon cavernicola HIS019 DNA, chromosome: 4 contains these proteins:
- the VMA2 gene encoding uncharacterized protein (ATP synthase alpha/beta family, nucleotide-binding domain), producing the protein MPDPRISDAELANINAAAAVREFNINPRLDYRTVSAVNGPLVVLDNVSFPSYNEIVQLTLPDGSVRGGQVLEVSGKKAIVQVFEGTSGVDTSATRVSFSGSSMKLGVSEDMLGRVFNGSGNPIDKGPRVWAEDYLDINGSPINPYSRIYPEEMIQTGISTIDTMNSIARGQKIPIFSAAGLPHNEIAAQICRQAGLVKRPGATKSVHDGHEDNFSIVFAAMGVNMETARFFMQDFAESGAISNSTLFVNLASDPTIERIITPRLALTTAEYFAYQLEKHVLVVMTDMSSYADALREVSAAREEVPGRRGYPGYLYTDLSTIYERAGRVEGRNGSITQVPILTMPNDDITHPIPDLTGYITEGQIFVDRQLHNRQIYPPINVLPSLSRLMKSAIGDKLTRKDHGDVSNQLYAKYAVGKDAASMKAVVGEEALSADDKLALEFLDRFEHEFVGQGAYESRTIFESLDIAWDLLRIFPKESLNRISPKILAEFYSRKAKETSGKKATKEEDNLIDA